A DNA window from Balnearium lithotrophicum contains the following coding sequences:
- a CDS encoding GTP-binding protein: MAKEKFERKKPHKNVGTIGHVDHGKTTLTAA, encoded by the coding sequence ATGGCAAAGGAGAAATTTGAAAGGAAGAAACCCCACAAGAACGTGGGAACGATAGGTCACGTTGACCACGGAAAAACAACCCTCACAGCAGCAAT